A part of Larkinella insperata genomic DNA contains:
- the dnaG gene encoding DNA primase, with product MRIPEETIDRIRHSADIIDVISDYVSLKKRGQNWIACCPFHNEKTPSFNVSPSRQIYKCFGCGKAGDPVRFVMDIENIGYPEALRHLAKKYGIEVAEEQLTPDELIKQNERESLFIVLNFAKDYYQSHLLTSEEGQSIGLSYFRERGFLDNTVQAFELGYSSDQWDALLQEASRRGYRQELLEKAGLVVSREGGKVYDRFRGRVIFPIHNISGRVIAFGARILKADKNQPKYLNSPETEVYHKSQVLYGIFQAKNTIRQEDICYLTEGYTDVISLHQAGIKNVVASSGTSLTIEQIRLISRFTQNVTILYDGDAAGIKAALRGLDMVLEEGLNVSVATFPDGDDPDSYVRKVGAEEFRKYLSQHSNDFITFKTDILLREAGDNPFKRAEIISEIIQSISKIPDPIKRQVFFQKTARQLQVDEQTLISESNRMLLNQQKQQIKQQEKTGSSNRANQQPSASPPPDLTDLLNEFPVESAPVAPKNADPLNSKNRSSLSYQEEECIRLLVNYGAHELEPDISVCHYILSELGTMEFVTPVFNKMLNEIREGFLASEIRTADYFLRHSNQEYQHQAISLVTVRHQLSENWQKHEIYVPTEVDKLADAAFGNILRLKKMVAEQRMREIKQSISQTNDPAESDRLMLEYMHYKKVDIEIGRLLGTVIS from the coding sequence ATGCGTATTCCGGAAGAAACCATCGACCGCATCCGTCATTCTGCGGATATTATCGACGTTATCAGTGATTATGTCTCGCTTAAAAAGCGGGGGCAAAACTGGATTGCCTGCTGCCCTTTTCACAACGAAAAGACACCGTCGTTCAATGTATCTCCCAGCCGGCAAATTTACAAATGCTTCGGCTGTGGTAAAGCGGGCGATCCTGTACGGTTTGTGATGGACATCGAAAACATCGGCTATCCGGAAGCGCTGCGCCATTTAGCGAAGAAATACGGCATTGAAGTAGCTGAAGAGCAGCTTACGCCGGATGAGCTCATCAAACAGAATGAGCGGGAGAGCTTGTTTATTGTCCTGAACTTCGCGAAAGATTATTACCAGTCTCATCTGTTAACCTCCGAAGAAGGGCAGAGTATCGGATTGAGTTATTTCCGGGAACGCGGCTTTTTGGATAATACCGTCCAAGCTTTTGAGTTGGGGTATAGTTCAGACCAATGGGATGCTTTGCTTCAGGAAGCCAGTCGCCGGGGTTATCGCCAGGAGCTGCTTGAAAAAGCCGGCTTGGTCGTATCGAGAGAAGGTGGAAAAGTATACGACCGGTTTCGGGGCCGGGTTATCTTCCCCATCCACAACATCTCCGGCCGGGTTATTGCCTTTGGTGCGCGTATTCTTAAAGCCGATAAAAATCAGCCTAAATACCTCAATTCTCCCGAAACCGAAGTCTATCACAAGAGCCAGGTTCTGTATGGTATTTTTCAGGCGAAAAACACCATCCGTCAGGAAGATATTTGTTACCTAACGGAGGGCTATACGGACGTGATCTCTCTGCACCAGGCAGGGATCAAAAATGTGGTTGCTTCTTCGGGAACATCTCTAACGATAGAGCAGATACGCCTGATTAGTCGCTTTACTCAAAACGTAACCATTCTATACGACGGTGACGCTGCGGGTATCAAAGCGGCTCTACGGGGTTTAGACATGGTCTTGGAAGAAGGGCTAAATGTAAGCGTGGCAACGTTCCCTGATGGGGATGATCCAGATAGTTACGTGCGAAAGGTAGGCGCTGAAGAGTTTCGGAAATACCTCAGCCAGCACTCCAACGATTTTATCACGTTTAAAACCGATATCCTGCTGAGAGAAGCGGGCGACAATCCGTTCAAACGAGCGGAGATTATTTCAGAGATCATTCAAAGTATTTCAAAAATACCTGATCCGATCAAGCGGCAGGTGTTTTTTCAAAAAACCGCGCGCCAGCTCCAGGTTGATGAGCAAACGCTGATTTCGGAAAGTAACCGGATGTTGCTCAATCAGCAAAAGCAGCAGATTAAGCAACAAGAAAAAACGGGATCTTCAAACCGGGCCAATCAGCAACCTTCCGCTTCCCCTCCGCCCGATTTGACCGATTTATTGAACGAGTTTCCGGTCGAGTCGGCCCCGGTAGCTCCTAAGAATGCAGACCCCTTAAATTCTAAAAACCGCTCTTCCCTTTCCTACCAGGAAGAAGAATGCATTCGGCTTCTGGTTAATTATGGTGCTCATGAACTGGAGCCGGACATTTCGGTCTGCCATTACATCCTGAGTGAACTAGGTACGATGGAATTCGTAACGCCAGTGTTTAATAAAATGCTGAATGAGATTCGGGAAGGTTTTTTAGCCAGTGAGATTCGAACGGCCGATTATTTCCTGCGTCACAGCAACCAAGAGTACCAGCATCAAGCGATCAGCCTGGTTACGGTTCGACATCAGCTCAGCGAAAACTGGCAGAAGCACGAAATCTATGTGCCAACAGAAGTTGATAAATTAGCGGATGCCGCCTTTGGTAATATCCTGCGCTTGAAGAAAATGGTTGCCGAACAGCGGATGAGAGAAATAAAGCAATCAATCAGCCAAACGAACGATCCTGCAGAAAGCGATCGGCTTATGCTGGAGTATATGCACTACAAAAAAGTAGATATTGAAATCGGCCGGTTGCTGGGAACCGTTATTTCATAA
- a CDS encoding polysaccharide biosynthesis/export family protein, with the protein MKNWNRLVFGLMVIGFSSCISQKQITYFQGPSSDSTAIVQEITNRYVPIIQVNDLLGINVNSLNPEASSFFNPYAGIEQRTNLNSFQGQVPVTTAVGYLVDAEGNVQLPLVGKIKIVGLTSAGARDVIQQKLKNYLKEPTVAVRFLNFKVSVLGEVSRPSMFSVPNEQMTLTEALSLAGDITIYGRRDNVLIIRETNGKREFGRVNMNQRDLFKSPYYYLHPNDVIYIEPGKARLAYADRFYTILPSIIGALSFIAVILRRY; encoded by the coding sequence ATGAAGAATTGGAATAGGCTCGTATTCGGCTTAATGGTTATCGGCTTCTCGTCCTGCATCTCCCAAAAACAGATCACTTATTTTCAAGGTCCCTCCTCTGACAGCACGGCAATCGTTCAGGAGATTACAAACCGCTATGTACCAATTATTCAAGTTAATGACTTATTGGGTATAAACGTTAATAGTCTAAACCCGGAGGCCAGTAGCTTCTTCAATCCCTACGCCGGTATCGAACAGCGTACAAACTTAAACTCTTTCCAAGGGCAGGTACCCGTAACAACCGCTGTGGGTTACCTGGTGGATGCAGAAGGCAATGTTCAGTTACCCTTAGTTGGTAAAATAAAGATAGTGGGTCTGACATCGGCTGGGGCACGGGATGTAATTCAGCAAAAACTTAAAAATTATTTGAAGGAACCGACCGTAGCGGTCCGATTTTTGAACTTCAAAGTATCGGTACTGGGTGAGGTATCCCGGCCGTCGATGTTCAGCGTTCCAAACGAACAAATGACGCTCACAGAAGCTCTTAGTTTGGCTGGCGACATTACCATTTACGGTCGACGCGACAATGTGTTAATCATCCGGGAAACGAATGGGAAACGGGAATTTGGCCGTGTTAATATGAACCAGCGCGATTTGTTTAAATCACCTTACTACTACCTACATCCCAACGATGTAATCTATATAGAACCGGGAAAAGCCCGTCTGGCGTATGCAGACCGCTTTTACACAATTCTACCGTCGATTATTGGTGCACTGTCTTTTATAGCAGTTATTCTTCGTCGTTATTAA
- a CDS encoding GumC family protein — MITTPYVYQQEEKEPDLQLILFRYLKNWKWFLLSLVVALALGYAYILYQVPIFKVQSSILIKDEKKGISADNIMKEMDLFTDSKVVENEIEILKSYTIMEKVNDALALDVTYFHDTPLGEREIYKDSPFRLVIEQSNSLLYEEPLTITFVTPNTVKIGDKIYPVNQSLNTDYGRIRIFPKATAGLDTIPVIVHVAPKQEVIQSYVEDLKVEATSKQSTVLILSLETAVPEKGRNILDKIIEEYNDAALKDKNLVASNTLDFIEERLQLISGELATVEKDVEVYKSAQGITDISTESQIFLQSVQQNDAQLSQVNIQLGALEDVERYIHRKNGESGSAPSTLGLSDPTLLGLITKVSELELQREHMAKTTSENNPLLRSLDDQIRSTKANIDGNIQTMKNILMGTRQRLLAHNQKFETMIRSVPRKERALLDITRQQAIKNNLYTYLLAKREETALSYASTIADSRTIDRARSTSKPIKPKKALVFLLFGVFGLMIPVGVLAGRDMLNNRISKRTDIEELTKTPIIGEIAYAKHKFPMVVTSNSRSIVAEQVRALRTNLQFLRSNNESLAILFTSSMSGEGKSFISLNLGASLALIDRPTVILEMDLRRPKLHSMLNMPNTVGLSNFLVGQVSLDEIIQPVPGMDNYFILTSGPIPPNPAELLVSDKVEELFQQLRERFQYIIVDSPPIGLVTDAQILADKTDATMYVVRHEVTPKQHLKMVDVMYKEQRFRKLSLVLNSIQESGAYGYGYGYGYGYGYGYGAGGYYEQDTVKKKSFLKRLLPGS, encoded by the coding sequence ATGATTACGACTCCCTACGTTTATCAGCAGGAAGAAAAAGAACCTGACCTGCAGCTAATCCTCTTCCGGTATTTAAAGAACTGGAAGTGGTTTCTCCTCTCGCTTGTTGTTGCGCTTGCACTTGGGTACGCTTACATTCTTTATCAGGTACCTATCTTCAAAGTACAGAGCAGTATTTTGATTAAGGATGAGAAGAAAGGAATCTCGGCAGACAACATCATGAAAGAGATGGATCTCTTTACGGACTCGAAAGTTGTCGAAAATGAGATCGAGATTCTGAAATCCTATACCATTATGGAGAAGGTAAACGATGCCCTGGCGCTTGATGTTACCTACTTTCATGATACGCCCCTGGGCGAACGTGAGATCTACAAAGATTCTCCTTTCCGTCTGGTGATTGAGCAATCGAACTCGTTGTTGTATGAAGAACCACTGACGATTACGTTTGTTACTCCGAATACCGTTAAGATTGGCGATAAAATCTATCCCGTTAACCAGAGTCTAAACACGGATTATGGCCGGATCCGGATTTTCCCAAAAGCAACGGCGGGACTTGATACGATACCGGTTATCGTACACGTAGCTCCGAAACAGGAAGTTATTCAGAGCTACGTCGAAGATCTGAAAGTAGAAGCTACCAGTAAGCAATCAACGGTTTTGATACTCAGCCTCGAAACGGCCGTTCCGGAAAAAGGACGTAACATTCTTGATAAGATTATTGAAGAATACAACGACGCTGCATTGAAAGATAAAAACCTGGTAGCTTCCAATACGCTTGACTTTATTGAAGAACGTCTTCAACTGATCTCTGGTGAATTGGCAACCGTGGAAAAAGATGTGGAAGTTTACAAATCCGCTCAGGGTATTACGGATATCAGTACCGAGTCGCAGATTTTCCTGCAAAGTGTTCAACAGAACGATGCTCAGCTGAGTCAGGTTAACATTCAATTGGGTGCACTGGAAGATGTAGAACGCTATATTCATCGGAAAAATGGAGAAAGTGGTTCGGCCCCCTCTACCTTGGGCTTAAGTGATCCTACTTTATTGGGGCTGATTACAAAAGTGTCGGAATTGGAGCTCCAGCGTGAACATATGGCTAAAACAACTTCCGAGAACAACCCCCTTCTGCGTTCTTTGGATGATCAGATTCGTTCTACTAAGGCCAATATTGATGGAAATATCCAGACAATGAAAAATATTCTGATGGGAACCCGGCAGAGATTGTTGGCTCACAACCAGAAGTTTGAAACAATGATTCGGTCAGTTCCCCGCAAGGAACGAGCTTTATTAGATATTACCCGTCAGCAAGCTATCAAAAACAATCTGTATACTTACTTGCTTGCAAAACGGGAAGAGACAGCGCTCTCCTACGCATCAACGATAGCAGACAGCCGGACTATTGACCGAGCAAGAAGCACTAGTAAGCCCATCAAGCCTAAAAAAGCACTGGTCTTTTTACTATTCGGAGTTTTTGGTCTTATGATTCCGGTTGGTGTACTCGCCGGCCGTGATATGCTGAACAACCGGATTAGCAAACGCACAGATATTGAGGAACTGACCAAAACACCTATTATTGGCGAAATCGCTTATGCAAAGCATAAATTCCCGATGGTTGTTACGTCCAATAGCCGATCAATTGTTGCGGAACAAGTACGTGCCCTGCGTACCAACTTGCAATTCCTTCGTTCCAACAATGAGAGTTTGGCGATTCTGTTCACGTCCAGTATGAGTGGTGAAGGTAAGTCGTTCATCTCACTGAACCTTGGTGCCAGCTTAGCCTTAATTGATCGTCCAACGGTAATTCTGGAGATGGATTTGCGTCGTCCGAAATTGCATTCCATGCTCAACATGCCAAACACGGTTGGGCTTAGCAACTTCCTTGTTGGTCAGGTATCTTTGGATGAGATTATTCAGCCAGTTCCGGGTATGGACAACTATTTCATCTTAACCAGTGGTCCCATTCCGCCAAACCCGGCAGAGCTATTAGTTAGCGATAAAGTGGAAGAGCTATTCCAACAGTTACGCGAACGGTTCCAGTACATTATTGTGGACTCTCCTCCGATTGGTCTGGTTACAGATGCACAGATCCTGGCCGACAAAACAGATGCAACGATGTACGTCGTCCGACACGAGGTGACACCGAAACAGCACCTGAAGATGGTAGAT
- a CDS encoding helix-turn-helix domain-containing protein: MRNVKNLTGQQIEQLRQTIRESQSNVLKKRCQCVLYSYYGLTVTELMEMFAVDRRSIYNWMNRWQQDGVQGLQDKPGRGLKPKLNPDDQQHVEKVMKAMKSFPKEPRQALQQINHQLPKPISQDTLRRFVKKISRLDSMAA, translated from the coding sequence ATGCGGAACGTTAAAAATTTAACTGGACAACAAATTGAGCAACTCCGTCAGACGATTCGTGAGAGCCAGAGCAATGTATTGAAAAAACGTTGCCAGTGTGTACTCTATAGCTACTACGGATTAACGGTTACCGAACTAATGGAGATGTTCGCCGTAGATCGTCGCAGTATCTATAACTGGATGAATCGCTGGCAGCAAGATGGTGTTCAGGGGTTGCAGGACAAACCAGGTCGTGGTTTGAAGCCGAAACTGAACCCAGACGATCAGCAGCACGTTGAAAAAGTGATGAAAGCGATGAAGTCGTTTCCAAAAGAACCACGTCAGGCGCTGCAGCAGATCAACCACCAGCTTCCTAAGCCTATCAGCCAGGATACTTTACGTCGTTTTGTAAAGAAAATATCGAGATTAGACAGCATGGCTGCCTGA
- a CDS encoding LytTR family DNA-binding domain-containing protein — translation MTEVPLNLTYVRRPFKSLSILLLAVLTFEAFNWLFAFEKKLDIVQKFGGFLGYVWIIFRGMLLPEVSTLIILLMLLNTFHEACRIKNLELTPKNILNYEVKILPVMLLAFFLFNPITQTIRYLLVEFPNYSFSFYLENYLQGTYNIKVYFMYLIPVLIMGYGAVNGSLLVDLLEKRRQRKRSSESVNPFQSLIPQAGSHLTHLKVKSTHGETIIAVQDCYWFETEDRYYYAVHPSGRFAITKTMNELEAELNPEMFFRTKRNCIINLSFVTSYAHWENGKYIIRMRTPNNDETDMPRARLQDFKNRLVRFSVQEVEYLPPKSEIL, via the coding sequence ATGACCGAAGTACCGCTAAATCTGACGTATGTAAGAAGGCCTTTTAAGAGTCTGAGTATTCTGCTACTGGCAGTACTGACTTTTGAGGCATTCAACTGGCTGTTCGCTTTTGAAAAGAAGTTGGACATAGTCCAGAAGTTTGGCGGCTTTTTGGGTTATGTATGGATTATATTTCGGGGTATGCTCTTGCCGGAAGTATCTACCCTCATCATTCTGTTGATGCTACTGAATACTTTTCATGAAGCCTGCCGGATTAAAAATCTTGAGCTGACTCCCAAAAATATTCTGAATTATGAGGTGAAAATTTTACCCGTCATGTTGCTTGCGTTCTTTCTGTTTAATCCGATAACGCAAACCATCCGGTATCTGCTGGTAGAATTTCCGAATTATAGCTTTTCTTTTTACTTAGAAAATTACCTTCAAGGCACATACAACATCAAGGTTTATTTTATGTATCTGATACCGGTTCTGATCATGGGATACGGAGCCGTGAACGGATCTTTGCTGGTTGATCTACTCGAAAAACGCCGGCAACGTAAACGGAGTAGTGAATCCGTTAATCCTTTTCAGTCCTTGATTCCGCAAGCTGGCTCCCATCTGACACACTTGAAGGTGAAAAGCACTCATGGTGAAACCATCATTGCTGTTCAGGATTGTTATTGGTTTGAAACCGAAGATCGCTATTACTACGCTGTTCATCCGTCGGGCCGGTTTGCCATAACTAAAACGATGAACGAACTGGAAGCGGAATTGAACCCGGAAATGTTCTTCCGAACCAAACGTAATTGCATCATCAATCTAAGTTTCGTTACGAGTTACGCTCACTGGGAGAATGGTAAATACATTATCCGAATGCGGACTCCCAACAATGACGAAACCGATATGCCCCGTGCCCGACTTCAGGATTTCAAAAACCGACTTGTTCGGTTCTCTGTCCAAGAGGTTGAGTATCTTCCCCCTAAAAGTGAAATTCTGTAA
- a CDS encoding vanadium-dependent haloperoxidase: MKDLPRVEANVDYHWAAAANAAEAQILRKLFANTSVINKAKIDSLENRFLTEFRAENTADVILDRSTAFGKQVADAVFEWSKTDGGHEGYNRNFPADYKLPLFNGSWQTTENGRKIPMQPYWGRNRTFLISNAVLPMPKPLLVSADVKSQYFAQYLEVYTKNKSLTQTEKEISIWWADDPSETFTPPGHSYSLARIAVQTAKADLGTAAETFARTGMAVADAFTVCWKCKYVFNNERPYTFVRRTIDPTWIPFWPAPPFPGYTSGHATQSAATAIVLTGIYGESFSFTDDSHVSRVRDVKRNTDFKARSFTSFWQAAEESAYSRYLGGIHTRQDNETGLSTGKLIGQNINGLKWEK; this comes from the coding sequence TTGAAGGATTTACCACGGGTCGAGGCAAATGTTGACTATCATTGGGCGGCCGCGGCCAATGCGGCTGAAGCCCAAATCCTGCGCAAACTCTTTGCCAATACCAGCGTAATCAATAAGGCAAAAATTGACTCGCTGGAAAACCGGTTCCTGACTGAGTTCCGGGCTGAAAACACGGCCGATGTGATCCTGGATCGATCGACAGCTTTTGGAAAACAAGTTGCCGATGCAGTTTTCGAATGGTCTAAAACCGATGGCGGTCATGAAGGCTACAATCGAAATTTTCCGGCCGATTACAAACTTCCACTTTTCAATGGCTCCTGGCAAACAACAGAAAACGGGCGGAAAATTCCGATGCAGCCGTACTGGGGCAGAAACCGAACCTTTTTGATTAGCAATGCTGTGCTTCCGATGCCCAAGCCGCTTCTGGTATCGGCCGATGTGAAATCGCAATACTTCGCTCAGTATCTGGAAGTGTACACTAAAAATAAGTCATTGACGCAGACGGAGAAGGAAATATCAATCTGGTGGGCCGACGACCCCAGTGAAACCTTTACGCCCCCGGGGCATTCGTACAGCCTGGCCCGAATAGCGGTTCAAACGGCCAAGGCCGATCTGGGCACGGCGGCAGAAACGTTCGCGCGGACGGGAATGGCCGTGGCCGATGCTTTTACGGTTTGCTGGAAATGTAAATATGTTTTCAACAATGAGCGACCCTACACCTTTGTGCGCCGAACGATCGATCCGACCTGGATACCGTTCTGGCCGGCTCCGCCTTTTCCCGGATACACCTCCGGACACGCGACGCAATCAGCGGCTACGGCCATCGTTTTAACCGGCATCTATGGCGAATCATTCTCATTTACCGATGACTCCCACGTTAGCCGGGTTCGGGATGTGAAACGGAATACGGATTTCAAAGCGCGCAGTTTTACCTCGTTCTGGCAGGCGGCTGAAGAGTCGGCGTATTCGCGGTACCTGGGCGGAATCCACACCCGGCAGGATAACGAAACCGGCCTGAGTACCGGAAAGTTAATCGGGCAAAACATCAACGGGCTAAAATGGGAGAAATAA
- a CDS encoding amidophosphoribosyltransferase: MSDAIKHECGIALIRLRKPYQYYIDKYGTHLYGINKLYLLMEKQVNRGQDGAGVANIKIDVPPGHRYISRYRSVASQPVADIFQKINKKFRKALKKNKDKARDARWLQENLAFTGEVLMGHLRYGTHGANEIENCHPMLRQNNWRSRNLVIAGNFNMTNVDELFKKLVSLGQHPKDEVDTVTVMEKIGHFLDEENQRVFDRFKGIYENPDLSDIIEDNMDLKRVLHRSCRDFDGGYAMVGMTGFGAAFVARDPSGIRPAYYYADDEVVVVASEKPAIKTAFNVEYDQIHEVKPGHALIVDKYGEYGEHEFVKPTEKRSCSFERIYFSRASDPDIYSERKMLGKLLIPQILQEIDYDLENTVFSYIPNTAETAFFGMVEGLEEHLAKQRKKAIMEGILFEKDLDRVLSFRPRVEKLVSKDVKLRTFITDDSQRDEMVSHVYDTTFEVIRKGVDNVVVIDDSIVRGTTLEKSILKMLDRLGPKKIIIVSSAPQIRFPDCYGIDMSKMKEFVAFRATLQLLKESGLDNRVDEIYAQCVAAIESGNASAVNYVKALYEPFTHEQISNKVADIVTPKDLKADVAVIFQTVENLRKACPNHSGDWYFTGDYPTPGGNKVVNKAFVNYMEGKGVRAY; encoded by the coding sequence ATGAGCGACGCCATTAAGCACGAGTGCGGAATTGCCCTGATCCGGCTCCGCAAGCCATACCAATATTATATCGATAAGTATGGCACTCATTTATACGGCATCAACAAACTGTATCTGCTGATGGAAAAACAGGTAAACCGGGGCCAGGACGGCGCCGGGGTTGCCAACATCAAAATTGACGTCCCCCCCGGCCACCGCTACATTAGCCGCTACCGTTCCGTAGCCAGCCAACCGGTCGCCGATATCTTCCAGAAGATTAACAAAAAATTCCGCAAAGCACTTAAGAAAAACAAGGATAAAGCCCGCGACGCCCGCTGGTTACAGGAAAACCTCGCCTTTACGGGTGAAGTTCTGATGGGCCACCTGCGTTACGGAACCCACGGTGCCAACGAAATTGAAAACTGTCACCCGATGCTCCGTCAGAACAACTGGCGCAGCCGCAACTTGGTGATAGCCGGTAACTTCAACATGACAAATGTCGATGAGTTGTTCAAGAAACTGGTTTCGTTGGGCCAACACCCCAAGGATGAAGTGGACACCGTCACCGTCATGGAGAAAATCGGCCACTTTCTGGATGAAGAAAACCAGCGCGTGTTTGACCGGTTCAAGGGTATCTACGAAAACCCCGACCTATCGGACATTATTGAAGACAACATGGACCTGAAACGGGTGTTGCACCGCTCCTGCCGCGATTTCGACGGCGGGTATGCGATGGTGGGCATGACGGGTTTTGGAGCCGCGTTTGTTGCCCGCGATCCGTCCGGGATTCGGCCGGCGTATTATTACGCCGATGATGAAGTGGTGGTGGTAGCCTCCGAAAAACCGGCCATCAAAACCGCCTTCAACGTTGAGTACGATCAGATTCACGAAGTGAAACCCGGTCATGCGCTAATTGTTGACAAGTACGGCGAATACGGCGAACACGAGTTCGTCAAACCGACGGAAAAGCGGTCATGCAGCTTCGAACGGATTTATTTCTCGCGCGCTTCCGATCCTGATATTTACAGCGAGCGTAAAATGCTCGGTAAGCTGTTGATTCCGCAGATTTTGCAGGAAATCGATTATGACCTGGAAAATACGGTGTTCTCTTACATCCCAAATACCGCCGAAACCGCCTTTTTTGGCATGGTGGAAGGGCTGGAAGAACACTTGGCAAAACAGCGCAAAAAAGCCATTATGGAAGGCATTCTGTTCGAGAAAGATCTCGACCGTGTGCTGTCGTTCCGGCCGCGGGTTGAGAAACTGGTTTCGAAAGATGTCAAACTTCGGACGTTTATCACCGATGATTCTCAGCGGGACGAGATGGTCTCCCATGTGTATGACACCACTTTTGAGGTGATCCGGAAAGGGGTCGATAACGTGGTTGTCATTGATGACTCGATTGTTCGGGGTACTACGCTGGAAAAGAGTATCCTTAAAATGCTCGACCGGCTGGGTCCCAAGAAAATTATTATTGTTTCTTCTGCCCCACAAATTCGCTTCCCCGATTGCTACGGTATCGATATGTCCAAAATGAAAGAGTTTGTGGCATTCCGGGCAACGTTGCAATTGCTGAAAGAAAGCGGTCTGGATAACCGGGTGGATGAAATCTACGCACAATGTGTCGCGGCCATCGAATCCGGCAACGCTTCCGCCGTCAACTACGTTAAAGCGCTGTACGAACCGTTCACTCACGAACAAATCTCGAACAAGGTTGCGGACATTGTGACACCAAAAGACCTGAAAGCGGATGTGGCGGTAATCTTCCAAACGGTCGAAAACCTCCGCAAAGCCTGCCCTAATCACTCCGGCGATTGGTATTTTACGGGTGACTACCCAACTCCGGGTGGTAATAAAGTTGTCAACAAAGCCTTCGTTAATTACATGGAAGGTAAAGGCGTACGGGCCTACTAA
- a CDS encoding response regulator transcription factor, with amino-acid sequence MNNTNSKLESSSPSFSLKRKDFSILVAQAELFTCEVLCQLLKEQGYNVVGKAIEMEDTLQQIRVKQPQCVILESEISGRRSVDIVQQARSDNQRTKFILYTSKPDLKLVANAMQQGFYGFLYANDGLDELYKCFQTISSGGYYYSPGFLLLLKNYGMNVMTDEVKQQLNRLTEREIEILRLIAEGTPGHEIADRLYISYRTLANHKTNMAQKLNLGSCRNLARFGISVKDYL; translated from the coding sequence ATGAACAATACAAATTCAAAACTGGAGTCGTCTTCACCTTCGTTTTCTCTTAAACGAAAAGACTTTTCCATCTTAGTAGCCCAAGCGGAATTGTTCACTTGTGAGGTATTGTGTCAATTACTAAAAGAACAAGGGTATAACGTAGTTGGGAAGGCAATAGAAATGGAAGATACGCTTCAGCAGATCAGGGTAAAGCAACCGCAGTGTGTGATACTGGAGTCTGAAATCTCCGGCCGACGGAGTGTTGATATTGTTCAGCAGGCTCGCTCGGATAATCAACGGACAAAATTTATATTATACACGAGCAAACCTGATTTGAAGTTGGTAGCTAATGCTATGCAACAAGGCTTTTACGGATTTTTGTACGCAAATGATGGTTTGGACGAGCTTTATAAATGCTTTCAAACCATTAGCAGCGGTGGTTACTACTATAGTCCGGGCTTTTTGCTGCTACTGAAGAATTATGGAATGAATGTGATGACCGATGAAGTAAAGCAACAATTGAATCGGTTGACGGAGCGGGAGATTGAAATACTTCGCCTGATAGCGGAGGGCACACCTGGGCATGAAATTGCGGACCGGCTATACATCAGCTATCGGACCCTGGCGAATCATAAGACTAATATGGCCCAGAAGCTAAACTTGGGAAGTTGCCGTAATTTGGCGCGGTTTGGAATTTCTGTAAAAGATTACCTGTAA
- a CDS encoding transposase, which translates to MRKYELTDSQWEKLKDMMPSNNRPGRPWRSHRQSINGILWILNSGAPWRDLPERYGSWKTIYDRFRRWQRDGTLAKILTLLQLNFPAVTATDNFAPVTSEQTFHQSIS; encoded by the coding sequence ATGCGAAAGTATGAATTGACCGACTCCCAGTGGGAAAAATTAAAGGATATGATGCCCTCTAACAATCGCCCGGGTCGTCCGTGGCGTTCCCACCGTCAATCCATTAATGGTATTCTCTGGATCTTAAATTCCGGGGCGCCCTGGCGTGACCTGCCTGAACGTTACGGTTCCTGGAAAACCATTTATGATCGTTTCCGTCGCTGGCAGCGCGATGGCACCTTGGCAAAAATTCTGACCCTTTTACAATTAAATTTCCCTGCCGTAACCGCGACGGACAATTTCGCACCGGTTACATCGGAGCAAACCTTTCATCAATCAATTAGCTAG